One Chlorobaculum limnaeum genomic window carries:
- the mnmG gene encoding tRNA uridine-5-carboxymethylaminomethyl(34) synthesis enzyme MnmG — MYDVIVVGAGHAGCEAALAVARSGLHCLLVTSDLSAVARMSCNPAIGGVAKGQMTREIDALGGEMGKAIDATGIQFRMLNRSKGAAMHSPRAQADKTLYSLYMRRVIEHEKNIDILQDTVIGVSASSCRFSAVTVRSGRAIKAKAAILACGTFLNGLIHVGMDHFPGGRSTAEPPVEGLTESLVSLGFSFGRLKTGTPPRIDSRSVDYNIVTEQPGDADPVPFSFSSNSVAQRNLVSCYLTKTTEKTHDILRTGFDRSPLFTGKVQGVGPRYCPSVEDKIYRFPDKLSHHIFLEPEGVDTIEMYVNGFSTSLPEDVQISGLRSIPGLEEVKMIRPGYAIEYDFFHPWQIRSTMETRPVANLFFAGQINGTSGYEEAAAQGLMAGINAVRKILGKDSLILGRDQAYIGVLVDDLITKETREPYRMFTSSAEHRLILRHDNADLRLRTFGYDCGLVSSSELARTESIAKQIQRCLELLKRTRVSPSEINALLKNKGLQEIDTPISALSLIKRPGIELLDILHHSASLRTIIGESCSDPRVAEQVQIEIKYEGYIKREQLVADRIARLDSLHIPDSFDYDSLNSLSSEGKEKLLKHRPSTIGQASRILGISPSDVSILMIRLGR, encoded by the coding sequence CTCGGAGGAGAAATGGGCAAAGCCATCGATGCCACGGGAATCCAGTTCCGCATGCTCAATCGCAGCAAGGGAGCGGCCATGCACTCTCCTCGAGCCCAGGCCGACAAGACGCTCTACAGCCTTTACATGAGGCGGGTGATCGAGCATGAAAAAAACATCGATATTCTACAGGATACGGTTATCGGTGTATCAGCCTCATCTTGCAGGTTCAGCGCCGTCACCGTGCGATCCGGTCGAGCGATCAAAGCAAAAGCGGCTATTCTCGCTTGCGGAACCTTTCTGAATGGTCTGATTCATGTCGGCATGGATCACTTCCCTGGAGGTCGCAGTACAGCGGAGCCGCCTGTCGAGGGATTGACCGAATCGCTCGTCTCGCTCGGCTTTTCTTTCGGCAGGCTCAAGACTGGCACGCCGCCGCGAATCGATTCGCGTAGCGTCGATTACAACATCGTTACCGAACAACCAGGTGATGCTGATCCGGTGCCCTTTTCCTTTTCATCGAACAGCGTGGCCCAGAGAAACCTCGTCAGTTGCTATCTGACCAAGACCACCGAAAAAACCCACGACATCCTGCGTACCGGCTTCGACCGCTCTCCGCTGTTTACCGGCAAGGTTCAGGGGGTTGGCCCGCGCTATTGCCCGTCGGTGGAGGACAAAATCTACAGGTTTCCCGACAAGCTCAGCCACCATATTTTTCTCGAACCTGAAGGTGTCGATACCATCGAGATGTATGTCAACGGATTTTCGACCTCTCTGCCTGAAGATGTCCAGATCTCCGGTCTTCGTTCCATTCCCGGCCTTGAAGAAGTCAAAATGATCCGGCCCGGCTATGCCATCGAGTATGACTTCTTTCATCCCTGGCAGATCAGATCGACGATGGAGACCCGGCCCGTCGCAAACCTCTTTTTTGCCGGTCAGATCAACGGAACCTCCGGTTACGAAGAGGCAGCTGCGCAAGGGCTCATGGCGGGGATCAACGCGGTTCGCAAGATTCTCGGAAAAGATTCCCTTATTCTCGGACGAGACCAGGCCTACATCGGCGTGCTCGTCGATGACCTCATCACCAAAGAGACGAGAGAGCCGTATCGCATGTTCACCTCCTCGGCCGAACATCGGCTCATCCTCCGGCACGACAACGCCGATTTGCGTTTGAGAACGTTTGGTTACGATTGCGGTCTTGTCTCATCCAGTGAACTCGCACGAACCGAATCGATTGCCAAACAGATCCAGCGCTGTCTCGAACTGCTGAAGAGAACCAGAGTATCTCCTTCTGAGATCAACGCTCTGCTCAAAAACAAAGGTTTACAGGAGATCGACACCCCTATAAGCGCATTGAGTTTGATCAAGCGCCCAGGCATAGAGCTCCTGGACATTCTGCATCACTCCGCCTCATTGCGTACCATTATCGGAGAGTCGTGCAGCGACCCAAGGGTTGCCGAGCAGGTGCAGATCGAAATCAAGTATGAGGGTTATATCAAACGAGAGCAACTCGTAGCTGACCGAATAGCCCGTCTCGACTCTTTGCATATTCCCGACAGTTTCGATTACGATTCGCTGAACTCCCTATCCAGTGAGGGAAAAGAAAAACTCTTGAAGCATCGACCTTCTACCATCGGACAGGCTTCAAGAATTCTTGGCATCTCACCGTCCGACGTCTCTATCCTCATGATCAGGCTTGGCAGGTGA